A stretch of DNA from Endozoicomonas sp. 8E:
GCAAAGGTGAATTTCTTCTGTGACTGGCTGCACCATCAGATTGAAAGGGATGGCCTTGTTTAAAGATTTTCTTATGAGCACCCATAAAAAAAATGAGGTGCTTTTCAACAGAACTGTCACATATCCCGTTTAAATTATCGACATATCTTCAAAGTGCCAGGGTTAAGCCATGCGTACCTTCTCTCAACATTTTTCGAACCGGTTAAAGGTGCTGTTTTTTACTGCACCTTTACTGATACCGCTCGTGACGTTCTGGTTGGTGCCATTTGGTTACTCCGTCTATATCAGCTTCACCGACTGGGACTACATTTCGCCGGAATACAATTTCGTTGGTCTGGAGAATTACCAGTATATGGTAGAGGACTTTGAGTTCACTCAAGCCTTACTCAACACCTTTTGGTTCTCACTCGGAGTGGTCATTCCTACCGTTGTGCTTGGTCTTATGTTTGCTTTGCTTTTGCATCGCAATTTTGCTGGCAGTCAGCTTTATCGAGCGGTGATCTTTTCTCCGTGGATTACCCCAACGGTTGCTGTCTCTATCGTCTGGTCCTGGGTCTTCGAGTCTAAGGCAGGCCTTGCGAATCAACTGTTGATGTCTATGGGCTTTGACAAAATCCCGTGGCTGGAACAAGGGGATACCGCTATGGTGGCCGTGGTCATCGTGACCATCTGGCAAGCTATTGGCTGGACAATGCTCTTTTACATCAGCGCCTTAAATAAGATTCCCGTCTCTTTGTATGAAGCCTCTTTAATTGACGGATGCAGTCGTCTGACCCGCTTCCTGAAGATAACACTGCCACTGGTTTCACCGACCACATTTTTCCTGGTGGTGGTCAATACCATCACGGCTGTGCAGGCATTTGATCAGTTTCAGATTCTGACTCAGGGTGGCCCCGGCGGAGAAACACGAACCTTGTTGTATCTCTTCTATCAACAGGCATTTGAGCGGTATGAAATGGGCCCGGCAGCAGCGACCTCTCTGGTTATTTTAGCGATCACAGGTTTGCTTGCCCTGATCAATACCTGCATCGGTAAGCGCTGGGTTTACTACTAAGGAGGGGATTATGACGACACAGGCTATTGATAGTTCACCCACGTTAGGTCAGATGAAAGCCGTTAACCATAAGCAAAATACCGTTAAAGAACGTTTAGTGACAAGAGAAGCCTTTCTTGCGCTGGCGAAGCATATTTTTCTGATGGTCTGCGGAACCATGATGGTGTTTCCATTCTTATGGATGATATCGGGCTCTTTGAAATCGAATGATGAAATTTTTTCCAACCCACTTAATTTAATCCCGGAGACATTCCGTTGGGAGACATTTGTTGAAACATTTCACAGTGCACCATTTGGTTTGTACATCTTTAACAGTTTCAGTGTGGCGTTATTAACAACTCTGCTGGTGATCATCAACTCAGCCATGTTTGCCTATGCACTGACTCAGCTGAGATTCCGCTCCAAAACTGTGCTCTACTTCGTTGTCATGGGGTGCTACATGCTACCCGGTGCGGTGACCTATATTCCATCCTACATCACGCTGGCCGGGCTGGGTTTGCTCGACTCTCACACTGGACTGGTTATCTCAAATGCCGCCTCAGTTTTTGGTGTTTTCTACCTTCGTCAGGTGTTTATCAAAATACACCCTTCATTGATCGAAGCGGCACGCATTGACGGCGCTGGAGAGTTCAGGATTTTGTGGGCCATTATGCTTCCCCAGTGCCGGGCTGCGGTTGCCACATTGTTCCTTATTACCTTCATCACCAACTACAACAGTTACATGTGGCCAAGCCTGGTGATTACTTCGCAAGAGTTGAACCTGATCGCAACGGGTATTCGCCAATATTTCATCGCTGAAGGTAACTACGGCTTGAATTGGTCGCAGATTATGGCTGCGAGCACAATTGCTGTGTTGCCTTTATTGATTCTATTCGTCGTGTGTCAAAAGACGATTCTTTCAGGCATCGCCGATAACGGCGTAAAAGAGTAAACGGACATGAAACTAAACAGTCTCGCACTTATGTTTACCGGCGCAGTGAGTGCGTCTTTATTCTCGGGCAACGTACTGGCAAAAACCGAAGTGGACTTCTGGTATTCGGGCGGTACAAAGCCTCAGAAAATGATGACTGAACTTATTGAAGAGTTCAACGCGAGTCAGGACGAATATGTGATTAAGCCTGCTCTGCAGGGGAATTACACCGAGACTTACCAGAAACTTCAGGCTGGTTTAGCGTCAAAAACTGCACCTGAGTTAGTACTTCTGGACCCGGTTTACGCTGATGCCATGCGTCAGCGTGGTTTAAGCCGTGACCTGAATAATTACATGGATGCACAATTCAACTTTGATGACTTTGTCGCTGCCTTTAAAGACCAGGTAACGGCGGAAGATGGGCAAGTGTTTGGCTTACCCGCTTATGGCACCACACAGGTTTTCTATTACAACAAGCAAGTGTTGGCAGAGAACGGCTTTACAGAAGAGGATTTAAACACCTGGCAAAGTGTTGCAAAAGTTGCAGAGAAAGTGACTAAGCGTGATGAGAAAGGCAACACAGTGTTTTACGGTTGGGAACCGATGTGGGGCGCTGATAATTTGATCGATGCCGCTTTTTCTAACGGTGCCCGGGTAATCAGTAATGATGGTAAGAAAGTGCTGATCGATTCACAGGAGTGGGTTGAGGTTTGGGATAGTTTCCGCAAGTGGATTCATGACGATGAAATCATGCGTATTCACTATGGTGGTCAGGGCTGGGAATACTGGTATAAGACAATCGACGACGTAATGAAAGACCATGCGCTGGGCTATACCGGCTCTTCAGGTGACCAGGGTGATCTGGATTTCACCAAATTGGCAGCGACCACCCAGCCTGGTTGGGGCTCGCATCCTTCGGCGCCTCAGGCAGGAGCACTTATTTACGTGATGCCTGAAGGTACCGATGAAAAAGCGGCTCAGGGAGCGTTTGAGTTTATGGAGTTTTACACCAGCGCAGAAAAAACCGCAGCCTGGTCAATGTTCACCGGTTACATTCCGGTACGTATGAGTGCTGCGGATGTCTCTGAATACAAGTCGTTCACAGATAAGAACCCACAAGCTCTGATTCCGCTGAAGCAAGCCAGCTCAGCAAGCCCTGATTTCCTGGACCCAACCAATGGCAAGATTATGGATGCACTGAAAGTGGCCGCTGACCAAATTCAAATCCAAAACGTTCCTGCTGAAAAAGCGCTGAAACAGGCAGCAAAAAAAGCGCAGCGGGCGCTAGATAGGGTAAACCGCTCTTAAGGCCTTTCGAGCCCGTTTCAAACGGGCTCTCATTTCTGAAGTAACGGATTAGTCAACGGACGCCATGACTGAATTTCAGGAGACCCATGAATTCGAAGACTGTATCAACGCCGTTTATAACGGTACCTAACCTGTTTTTAAACCCCGAAAGTGTCTGGTTGGGGAGAACTGACAGAGCGATTAAATAGTGATGAAGTTTAAAGCACTACTGTTTGATAAAGACGGCACACTCCTTGAATTCCATAATATGTGGTTAAAGGTTTCACGCAGTGCCTGCCATCGAGTAAAAAACTACAGCGATGAGAGACAAGGTCATCAACATGTCACCGAGGCACAGCTACTGCTGGCGATTGGCGTTGAGGGAGACAGAGTGGACAATCATGGTCTGCTCGCTTCCAACCCTGTTGAGGACACCGCTGCCAAATGGTTTGAAATGCTCAACCCACAGGTATCACTGACAGAATTCGCAAGAGTGACCAAAAACGCTTTTAACCAGCAGGTTGCAGAAAATCCTC
This window harbors:
- a CDS encoding carbohydrate ABC transporter permease; this translates as MTTQAIDSSPTLGQMKAVNHKQNTVKERLVTREAFLALAKHIFLMVCGTMMVFPFLWMISGSLKSNDEIFSNPLNLIPETFRWETFVETFHSAPFGLYIFNSFSVALLTTLLVIINSAMFAYALTQLRFRSKTVLYFVVMGCYMLPGAVTYIPSYITLAGLGLLDSHTGLVISNAASVFGVFYLRQVFIKIHPSLIEAARIDGAGEFRILWAIMLPQCRAAVATLFLITFITNYNSYMWPSLVITSQELNLIATGIRQYFIAEGNYGLNWSQIMAASTIAVLPLLILFVVCQKTILSGIADNGVKE
- a CDS encoding sugar ABC transporter permease translates to MRTFSQHFSNRLKVLFFTAPLLIPLVTFWLVPFGYSVYISFTDWDYISPEYNFVGLENYQYMVEDFEFTQALLNTFWFSLGVVIPTVVLGLMFALLLHRNFAGSQLYRAVIFSPWITPTVAVSIVWSWVFESKAGLANQLLMSMGFDKIPWLEQGDTAMVAVVIVTIWQAIGWTMLFYISALNKIPVSLYEASLIDGCSRLTRFLKITLPLVSPTTFFLVVVNTITAVQAFDQFQILTQGGPGGETRTLLYLFYQQAFERYEMGPAAATSLVILAITGLLALINTCIGKRWVYY
- a CDS encoding extracellular solute-binding protein → MKLNSLALMFTGAVSASLFSGNVLAKTEVDFWYSGGTKPQKMMTELIEEFNASQDEYVIKPALQGNYTETYQKLQAGLASKTAPELVLLDPVYADAMRQRGLSRDLNNYMDAQFNFDDFVAAFKDQVTAEDGQVFGLPAYGTTQVFYYNKQVLAENGFTEEDLNTWQSVAKVAEKVTKRDEKGNTVFYGWEPMWGADNLIDAAFSNGARVISNDGKKVLIDSQEWVEVWDSFRKWIHDDEIMRIHYGGQGWEYWYKTIDDVMKDHALGYTGSSGDQGDLDFTKLAATTQPGWGSHPSAPQAGALIYVMPEGTDEKAAQGAFEFMEFYTSAEKTAAWSMFTGYIPVRMSAADVSEYKSFTDKNPQALIPLKQASSASPDFLDPTNGKIMDALKVAADQIQIQNVPAEKALKQAAKKAQRALDRVNRS